Proteins co-encoded in one Trichoplusia ni isolate ovarian cell line Hi5 chromosome 13 unlocalized genomic scaffold, tn1 tig00002271_group12, whole genome shotgun sequence genomic window:
- the LOC113506399 gene encoding uncharacterized protein LOC113506399, with protein sequence MAAGGRTPKQRRFDLSAGMALRTNTPRRRRGSCKCLFGAPDRDETRRLMAEQYARERKRFIIRFNFDIETDCTYKSAKFDSPVKFCEEENSESPVRMATEALACVSNTELRVLGSPARRSGSSAASSPRTPRTPRTPRAARTPRTPRTPASRRQLQMTGQY encoded by the coding sequence ATGGCGGCCGGAGGACGTACACCCAAGCAGAGGAGGTTCGATTTATCAGCAGGCATGGCGTTGAGAACCAACACTCCCAGGAGAAGGCGAGGAAGCTGCAAATGCTTGTTCGGAGCGCCCGACAGGGACGAAACCCGGCGGCTCATGGCGGAGCAGTACGCCAGGGAGAGGAAGCGGTTCATCATCCGGTTCAACTTCGACATAGAGACGGACTGTACTTACAAGTCAGCGAAGTTCGACTCCCCAGTGAAGTTCTGTGAAGAGGAGAACTCGGAGAGTCCCGTGCGGATGGCGACGGAGGCGCTGGCGTGCGTGAGCAACACGGAGCTGCGGGTGCTGGGCTCGCCGGCGCGCAGGAGCGGCAGCAGCGCCGCCAGCtcgccgcgcacgccgcgcaccCCGCGCACGCCGCGAGCcgcgcgcacgccgcgcacgccgcgcaccCCCGCCTCCCGGAGGCAGCTGCAAATGACAGGTCAGTACTGA